The DNA sequence AGTTGGATGGAAGATAAAAAATATGATATTTCGAAAGAAATTTCTAGGATTAATCAGATTAAATCAGAATATGATATATTACAAGAAGACAATATTATAGAACCTATATATTTTAAAAATCATAATATTTTTGCATTTACAAAAGAAAGTTTAGATAAGTCAGAAAAAATATTGGTAATGATAAATAATGATGGAGAACATATTAATACAATCTATTATAATGGGTTATATAATTTAATGGGTGGAGAAAAAGTAATAGATATTTCTCACGGACATAGAATGGAGAATATTCCAGATAATTTTGAATATAATCTTTCTCCAGGAGAAGTAAAATTATTTTATATAAAAAAATAGTTGCCGATAATTATAAAGAGGTGGAAAAATGTCAAAAAATATATTAATAGTTGATGATGAAGTTGATGTTGTAGAGGTAATTGAAATGTTATTAAAGAATCAAGGATATAATGTTATAACTGCACATAATGGAATTGAGGCATTAGAAAGAATAGAAAAAAAAATTCCAGATTTAGTTATATTAGATATAATGATGCCGCAAATGGATGGGCTAGAAGCGTGTAAAAAAATGAGAGAAAATGAGAAAATGGAGAATGTTCCTATTGTTATGTTTTCTGCAAAATTATCAGCAGTTGATAAAAAAGAAGCATTTGAAGTGGGAGCAGATGGTTTTATTACAAAACCGTTTAATGCAAGAGGATTTATTGCAGGAATAAGAACCTATTTAGAATTAGGTCATATGTGAAAAGGAGTTGAATAATGGATTTTAATGAGTTGAAATATGAGGACGTTGTAAATTATAAATTAAAAGAGTTACAAAAATTAGGAAAAGAGTTAGGTATAGAAAAAGCATATAAATTAAATAAAGAAGATGCAATGCTAAAAGTAATTGAAGCTCTAGGAGAAAAAAAAGGAGAGCTTGTTGGTCATGGAGTTTTAGATGTATTACCAGATGGATATGGATTTTTAAGAAACAGCAGTCTTGGAAATGATATTTATGTATCTGCCTCTCAAGTGAAAAAGTTTTCTCTTAGATTAGGAGATATTGTAGCTGGAGAATGTAGAAAGCCAGTAAGTGATGAAAGTAATTTTGCAATATTAAAAATATTTACTATAAATGGGATTGATTTAGAAAAAGCTAAAAATAGACCTAAATTTGAAGATTTGATTCCATCTTATCCAGATAAATTATTAAAATTAACATCATCTAAAGATAAAGAAAATATACCTGGTAGAATAATAGAATTAATCTCTCCAATTGGATTAGGACAAAGAGGGATAATAGTGGCACCGCCAAAAGCAGGAAAAACAGTATTAATAAGTAGTTTGGCAAATGGTATTATTGAAAATAATCCTAATGTAGAAGTTTGGATATTGTTGATAGATGAAAGGCCAGAAGAGGTAACTGATATAAAAGAAAATGTGCAGGGAGCAGAAGTTTTTGCTTCAACATTTGATGAAGAGCCTAGAAATCACGTTAAAGTTACAGAAGCTATATTAGAAAAAGCAAAACGTCTTGTGGAAGATGGTAAAGATGTAGTAATATTAATGGATAGTTTAACTCGTCTTGCTAGAGCATATAACATAATTATACCATCAAGTGGGAAACTTATATCTGGAGGTATTGATCCAGGAGCTTTATATTTTCCAAAGAATTTTTTTGGTGCAGCAAGAAATATAAAAAATGGTGGAAGTTTAACAATATTAGCGACAGCTTTAATTGATACTGGAAGTAAAATGGATGATGTAATTTATGAAGAGTTTAAGGGTACTGGTAATATGGAAGTACATTTAGATAGAAATTTATCAGAACTTAGAATATTTCCAGCAATTGACATTAAACGTTCTGGAACTAGAAAGGAAGAACTGTTATTAAGTGAAGCTGAATTAATGGTAATATGGAGAATGAGAAGATTTTTAAGCAAATATTCATCAGCGGAAGCTACAAAACGATTAATAGATTTATTGAAAAAAACAGATAATAATGCTTCAGTTTTAAATCATTTTTTGAAGGGCGGAGATTTTAATGGCGACCAATCTAAGTAAACGGAAAATTATTAAAATATTTGTTTATATAATGTTATTTTTTTCAACTGTGTTTATACTAACAATAGTTAAAGGGAATTATCAAGAGAGTGGGAATGGAACAGATGCAATAACAAAAGGAGATATTTCTAAGATAAATAGTGAAAATGCAGGAATACAAATAATAGATTATCAATATTATACTTTTGAAAAAGATTATTCTGATGTAGTGAATAATTTAGAAACAGATAAAAAAGAAAATGAAAATAAGAAGCTTAAAGAGATATATTACACTGTAAAGCGTGGGGATACTTTGCATGGAATATCTCAAGCAGTTGGTCAAGACATGAATATAATTGTAGCAAATAATCCAAAAGTTAAAAATGGAAAAATTTATGCTGGGCAAAAGTTGAAGATATTAAATAAAGATGGAATATATTATACAGTAAAATCAAGAGATACTTTAGGAAAAATTTCAAATAAATATAAAGTTAAATTAGCAAGTATATTAGAGGCAAATAATTTAAACGATACTCAAATAAAAAAAGGTGAAAAAATATTTATACCTAATCCAAATTTAGATTTTGTTATAAAAGCTAATAGAACTAGATATGCTAAAAAAACATTTAGTAATAGAACAAAATTTGGTTGGCCAGTAAGGTATAGAGGAGTAACGAGCCCATTTGGGAATAGATATCACCCTGTATTAAAAAGATATATATTTCATACAGGTGTTGATTTGAGAGCTAGAACAGGAACAGCATTGTATTCTGCTTTGGATGGGAAAGTTACATATTCAGGTTGGATGTCAGGCTATGGGAGAATTGTTATAATTAAACATAGTAAAGGGTATTCTACAAGATATGCTCATTTAAGTAAGTCTTACGTGAAAGTTGGACAATATGTAAAAAAAGGGCAACAAATAGGAAAAACAGGAAAAACAGGTAGAGTTACAGGACCACATTTACATTTTGAAATTAGAAAGTATGGAAAACCATTAAATCCAATGCGATTTTTAAAAAGGTAGGGGAAACCCTACTTTTTATAATATTATACTGAGGTGAAATTTATGAAAAAATTAAAAAAAATTATTATTATATTTCTTTTTTTTAGTTCTGTAATTTATGCAGAAGATATTACAGTAGATGATTATTTAAATTTAGGAGATGCATATTATAAAGAAAATAATTTAAAAGAAGCTAAAGATTTATATGATAGAGCTTTAGAAATAGATAGCAGTAATATTACAGTTGTAATGAAGATTTTAAAAATTTATGAAACTAATAAAAAGTATGATGATGAATTAAAGTTTTTAGAGAATTTTTTAAGTAATAATGTAGATAAAAATAATTCAGAAATATATTTTAAGATAGCTGATATTTACAATAATTATAAAAAAAATAAAAAAAAAGCATATGAATATTATGAAAAATTTTTAAATAGTAGTGGTTCTAATAATTCAGAAAGAATTTTTTATATTGGAGATGTATATTTCAAAGATTTTTTATATGAAAAAGCCATGAATACATTTTTATTGGATAAAACTGGTAATTATAAAAATGAATTTGGAGCAGCAATAACATTGAGATTTTTAGGATATTATAAAAAATCGATATTATATTATAAAAAAGTTATAAAACAAAAGCCAAATTTTTTAGAGGCATATTTAGGGATTGGAATAAGTTATCAATTAAATAGTGATTTTGATAATGCTATTAAATATTTTTTGAAATATATAAGTGAAAAAAAAGATGAACAAGTATATATAGAATTAGTAAAATTATATATGATAAAGAAAAATGATAAGAAGGCAAAAACAATTGGACAAGAAGGGTTAAATTTTTTTCCTAATTCGAAAGAATTACGAGATTTAATGTTGACAATTTATTCTAATTAAAAGGAGATATATATGATAGTAGAATATAGGAATATAAATTTGAGTTTTAAAGAAATAGAAATTTTCAAAAATTTTAATTTAAAAATAGAAAATGGGGAGAAAATTTTATTAAAAGGAAAATCTGGTTCTGGAAAAACATCTTTAGGAAATTTTTTACTTGGATTTACTCAGCCGAATAGTGGAGAAATCTATTTTCAAAATGAATTGTTAAATGAAAAAACAATTTGGAAAATTAGACAAAAAATAGCTTATGTCAGTCAAGATGTAGATTTAGATGAGAAAAAAGTGATGAAAATAATAGCAGAAACTTTTGAATTTTCTGGAAATAAAGATAAAAAATTAAATAAAAAGATGTTAAAAAATTTATTAAAAAAATTTCGTTTAGAAGATATAATATTAGAAAAAAATGTGTCAAAATTATCAGGAGGAGAAAGACAAAGAGTAGGTATAATTTTATCAATATTATTAGATAGAGATATATTTGTTTTAGATGAAGCAACTGCGTCTCTTGATAAAGAGTTAAAAGCTATTGTAGCAAACTATTTTTCAGAGATAAATAAAACAGTAATCTCAATTTCCCATGATAAAGAGTGGGAAGATACAAATAAATATAAAGTCATAAATATAGGAGATGATAAAGATGGCCAATGATATATCAATTCTTTCATTATTTTTAGCTGCGTTAATGTTCCTTATACCTATTGGATTTAGCTTTTATTTTAAGCTATTTATGACAAAAGATATTATTATTTCTGGAATAAGAATGTTTGTTCAACTGTTTTTAGTTGGTGTTTTTTTGAAATATATATTTCAATTAGATAATTTTATGTTAAATATTTTATGGCTATTTTTAATGCTAATAGTGGCTGCATTTTCAATATTAAGTAATATAGAATTTAATAAAAAATTATTTTTACCACCAATTATAGCTTCTCTGTTTTTAGTGGTAGCATTTGTAGGAATATATTTCAATTATTTTATTATAGGATTAAAAGATATTTTTCAAGCAAAGTATTTTATACCAATAGGTGGAATGCTATTAGGAAATTCTTTAAAAGGAAATATAATAGGATTAGATAATTTTTATAAAAATATATCAAAGCAAGAAAAAAAATATTTTTATAAATTATCATTAGGTGCTACAAGATATGAGGCACTTTTACCATTTATTAGAAAAAGTATAAAGATATCATCTAAGCCAACACTTGCAACGATGGCAACTATTGGAATAGTATCTTTGCCAGGTATGATGACTGGTCAAATATTAAGTGGAGAAAGCCCTATGAATGCTATAAAATATCAAATAGCAATAACAATAGCGATATTAGTAACAAGAATGTTAGGAATAGTATTAACTTTATTATTTACAATACCAATAGCTTTTGATGAATATGGTGTATTGAAAAAAGATGTGTTTGGAAATTAATTATTTTTAACAATATGAGTTGATAAAATATTTAAATTTAAGTATAATCATTATACAATAATTATAAAAAATAACTGGAGGAGAAAATGGGATATTTAATAAGAGGAATAACAAAAAATAAAAATGCTAGATTTTTTTGCGTAGATTCAAAAAATATAGTAGAAGAAGCACAAAAAATACATAAATGTAGTGCCACAACAATAGCTGCTTTTGGAAGAGTATTGACAGCAGGAGTAATAATGGGAAGTGACTTAAAAGGAGAAAAAGATTTATTAACAATTAAAATAACTGGAGATGGAGCATTAAAACAAATAATTGTAACAGCAAATAGCAAAGGATATGTAAAAGGATATGTGTCTAATCCATATGCCGATTTACCATTAAATGAAAATGGGAAATTGGATGTTGGTGGGATAATAGGAAGAGGTAATTTACAAATAATAAAGGATATGGGGCTAAAGGAACCATATGTTGGGATTAGTAATCTCGTGAGTGGCGAGATTGGGGAAGATTTAGCAAATTATTTTTTCTATTCTGAGCAAGTTCCGTCAGTAGTTGGAGTAGGAGTTCTTGTAGATAAAGATTTATCAATTAAAAGAGCAGGTGGTTTTATAATTCAGCTTTTACCTGAAGCAGATGAAGAATTTATAAACAGATTAGAAGAAAAAATTAAAACTATAAAATCTGTGACAGAAATGTTAGAATCGAATATGTCTCCAGAAGATATTATAAATTCAATATTTGAAAATGTTGAGGATATAGAAATATTGGATAAAAAAGAGGTGAAATATAATTGTGACTGTGATAAAGATAGATTTTATAGAGGGCTTATAACTTTAGATAAAAACGAAATAAAAGAGATGTTAGAAACAGATAAAGAGATAAAAGCTAAATGCCATTTTTGTCACAAAGAGTATATTTTTACAGAAGAAGATTTTAAGGAGTTTTTAGAAAATTAGAAAAAGGAGACTAAGAAATGGAAGAAAAAAGTATTGTATTGATAGAATGTACCGATAAAAAAGGTCTAGTAAATAAAGTAACATCTGTAATATTTGGGCTTGGATTAAATATTGTTAGTAATAATCAATTTGTAGATGAAGAATCAAATCATTTTTTTATGAGAACTGAAATTGTAGGAAAAGTCTCAAAAGATATATTAGTTGATAAAATAAAAGAAAATTTACCAGATGATGCTATGATAAAAGTAATAGAATCAAAACCTAAAAGAATAGTTATAATGGGAACAAAAGAGCATCACTGTTTTTCTGATATAATAATTAGAAGTGAATACAAAGAGATAAATGCAGATATAGTAGGGGCGATAGGGAATTATGATGAATTAAGAGGATTGGCAGAAAAATTTGATATACCATATAGCTTTATTACTCATAATGAAAAAACAAAAGAGGAACACGAAGATGAAATAATAAAAAAAATTGAAGAATATAATCCTGATTATATAGTTTTGGCAAAGTATATGAGGATATTAACGCCTAAATTTGTAGAAAAATATGAACATAAAATAATAAATATACATCATTCATTCTTACCAGCATTTATTGGAGCGAATCCATATAGACAGGCATATAATAGAGGGGTAAAAATAATAGGAGCTACAGCACATTTTGTAACAAACGATCTTGATGACGGGCCTATTATAGCTCAAGAAGTTTTAAAGATAGATCATACTTATAGTGCAAAAGAGATGAGAAATGCAGGAAGAGATGCAGAAAGAGCAGCTTTTTCAAAAGCATTAAAATTAGTTTTTGAAGATAGAGTGTTTATAAATAAAAATAGAACCGTTATATTTGAATAGGTTGAGATAAATTTATGCTTTACTTTAAGTAGGTATTGTGATAAAATATGTATACAATTTAATAAAAAAATAAGTGAGATAGAGGTTGCAAAGCTCAATAGTAATAATATGGAGAAATGGGTATTTCTGCGAAGTATTATAAAAGGGAGAGTTGCCGAAATATAAAATCCATCCAAATTTTATATTGGGAGTATAGAAAATATCTATGCTACTGTCATCATAATGATGGAGGGCTATCTACGGACTTTAATAGTAAAAATAGAGTTGGTGGATATCATCAACTTTTTTTGTTTACTAGGAAAGTATAAATTTATTCAGAAAATAAACTACGCTGTTTTTTTGAAATATGCGATTTTTCAAAGCAAAATTTTTCAGAAACCAAAAATTTAGAAAAACATTTATATTTTACCAGATGAAGCGTAGCTTATTTTTTTGTTTAATAGAAAATTATATTTATAAAAGATAAATTAAAAAATAGGAGATGAAAGATATGGCAGTTTTACACGGGACTATGAAAGTAAAGGATAATGGGCACCTATTAATTGGAGGAGTAGATGTAGTTGAAGTAGCTAGAGAAAGCGAATTTCCAGTTTATGTTTTAGATGAAGAATTATTAAGAAAAAATATGAGAGAATATAGAAAAACATTTGAAAAATATTATCCAAATAGTATGGTGCATTATGCTTCAAAAGCGTTAATGACATTAGCTATGTGCAAAATAGTAGAAAGTGAAGGACTTGGAATTGATGTAGTGTCTGGTGGAGAGCTTTATACAGCAATAAAAGCAGGGTTTCCAATGGATAAAGTAGTAATGCATGGGAATAATAAATCAGTTAATGAGATAAAAATGGGAATTGAAAATGGAGTAAAAATAGTAATAGATAATTTTTATGAAATAGAATTAGTAGATAAAATTACAAAAGAATTAAATAAATCAGTAGATGTATTACTTAGAATAAAACCTGGAATTCATGCGGATACTCACCATTATGTGAGTACTGGTCATGAAGATTCAAAATTTGGATTTATAATAAAAGAAGATACAGCTAAAAAAGCTATAAAACAAGTTGTTGAAAAAGAATTGATAAATTTTAAAGGTATTCATATGCATATTGGATCTCAAATATTTAACGTTACAGGTTATGAAAAATCAATAGAAATAATGGCTGATTTTATAAAAGAGTTAAAAGAGGAAAATATAATAGTAAAAGAATTTGACTTAGGAGGAGGTCTTGGTGTAATATATACACAAGAAGATGATCCTATGTCAATAACTGATTTTGTAAAATTATTAATAGAATATGTAAAAAGAGAGTTTGAAAAAAGAGAATTGGAATTACCCAAATTAATGGTTGAACCAGGAAGATCAATAGTTGGAGAAGCAGGGACTACAGTTTATCAAGTAGGTTCTATTACAGAAGTTCCTGGGATTAGAAAATATATAGCTATAAATGGTGGAATGGGAGATAATATAAGACCTGCACTTTATGGATCAAAATATGATGCAGTTATTGCAAATAGAATGAATGGAAAAGAAGAGGAATTAGTAACTGTAGCTGGGAAATGTTGTGAAACAGGAGATATAATTTTAAAAGATATAAAATTAAATGAACCAAAATCTGGAGATGTATTAGCAGTGTTTACAACTGGAGCATATAATTATACAATGGCTAGTAATTATAATAGATTGCCAATACCAGGAGTAATGTTAGTAAATAATGGGCAAAAAGAATGGATAGTTAAGCCACAATCATATGAAGATATTTTGAGAAATGATATTATTCCTGAAAGACTAAAATGAACTAAAAATTAAAAGAATTATATAAATTTGAAAGAGATAAAATAAGAATAGGGAGCGTGTAAAAATGTTTAAAGGATCATATGTAGCATTAGTAACACCATTTAAAAAAGATGGTACGATTGATGAAAATAAGGTAAGAGAATTAGTTAATTATCATATAGAGAATGGAACTTCTGGAATTTCACCTTGTGGGACAACAGGAGAATCTCCAACTTTAACTTATGAAGAACATAAGAAAATGATAAAAATTGTAGTAGAAGAAGCAAAAGGAAGAATACATATATTAGCTGGAGCAGGGTCTAATTCTACAAGAGAGGCAATAGAATTTACAAAGTTTGCAAAAGAAGTTGGAGCTGATTCTGTTTTGAGTGTTTGTCCATATTATAATAAACCAACTCAAGAAGGAATTTATGCACATTATGAAGCTATTTCAAAAGAGGTAGACATTCCAATAGTTGTTTATAATGTACCAGGAAGAAGTGGAGTTAATATTTTACCTGAAACAATTGCGAAATTAGCAGAATTAAAAAATATAAAAGGTGTAAAAGAAGCTGGTGGAAGTGTAGATCAAGTATGTGAGATAATTGATTTATGTGGAGATAAAATAGATGTATTATCAGGCGATGATGCTTTAACTTTACCAATGTTAAGTGTAGGAGCAAAAGGTGTAGTATCAGTAACAGCAAATTTTATGGCAAAAGAAGTTAGTGATATGATAAAATATTTTGAAAATGGAGAGATAAAAAAAGCACAAGAATTGCATAAAAAATTATTTAGAGTACATAAGACTATGTTTATAGAGACAAATCCTGTGCCTGTAAAGGCTACAATGGAAATGTTAGGAAAAATATCAGGAGACGTAAGATTGCCACTTGTTAGATTAAAAGACAAAAACAAAGAAATTCTAACAAAAGTATTAAAAAATGTTGAAATAATATAACTGTCGTGATATAATATTGTTGAAAAAGCAATATTATAAGGAGGTAATAAAAATGACAGAAAGAAAAGAAGATCAATACTTATATGGTGAAATAGATGGAAAAGGATTTATAAAATTTGTAGGGAATGCTACTATGAAAAATAGTAAGACATTAGAAGATTTATTTGAAAAATTATTTAAATCAGATAAAAAAGAAATTGTACTAGATTTTGAAGAATGCAATTATATGGATAGCACAATGTTAGGGTTAATTGCTAAAACTGCTATTAAATTTAAAAAAAGTTGGGGATTAGCGATTTATGCTTTGAATACTCCAAATATAATATTAACAAGTTTAAAATCTACAGGTGTAAATAAACTTATGGAATTTATAGAGGATGAAAATTTAAAAGTTGTAGAAGTAAAAAAATTGGAAACAAAAGATTATGATAATAAAGAAGAAAAAACAAAACATATTTTAGAAGCGCATAAAACATTAATGGGATTAAGTGATGAAAATAAAGAAGTATTTAAAAATGTAGTCAATCTGTTAGAAGGAGAATTAAATAAATAAATAGAGGTGAAATAATGGATAATTATATACAAAATCTATTTGCAGAGAGAATAGGTGGCAAAAATTTTGGAAAAGATACTGTAATTTATAAATTTGAAAAAATAAAAAGAGCTAAAAGAGAAGCAATAAAAAAATATCCTAATATGGAATTAATAGATATGGGTGTTGGTGAACCAGATTGGATGGCAGAGCCAGAAGTAATTGAAACTTTATATAGTGAAGCCAAGAAGTGGGAGAATAGAGGATATACAGATAATGGAGTTGAAGAATTTAAAATAGCTGCATCTAATTATATGAAAAAAATATTTAGAGTAAAAGAATTAGATCCTGAAAAAGAAGTAAATCATGGTATTGGGAGTAAACCTATATTAGCATTGTTGCCATTAGCATTTATTAATCCTGGTGATATAACAATAATGACTGTTCCAGGTTATCCAGTATTAGGAACAACTACAAAATCAGTTGGTGGAGAAGTTGTAAATCTTCCTTTATTAGAAGAAAATAATTTTTTACCTGATTTAGATAGTTTAACAGAAGATCAAAAGAAAAGAGCAAAATTATTATATTTGAATTATCCTAATAATCCAACAGGAGCTATAGCAACAGAAGAATTTTATAAAAAAGTTATAAAATTTGCAAAAGAAAATGATATTATAGTTATATCGGATGAAGCATATGCAGCACTTGTTTTTGATGGTGAAAAACCATTATCATTTTTAAGTGTAGATGGTGCAAAAGAGGTTGGAGTAGCTATACAATCATTGTCGAAAGCTTATAATATGACTGGATGGAGAATGGCTTTTATTGCTGGGAATGAACTTGCAGTAAAGGGGTTTGCAACAGTTAAAGATAATAATGATTCTGGGCAATTTGCAGCAATTCAAAAAGCTGGAATATATTGCTTAAATCATCCTGAAATTACAGAAAAAACTGTTGAAAAATATTCAAGAAGACATGGCTTATTAGCTAAAGCGTTACAAGAAGTTGGATTTAAAACAAAGAAACCAAAAGGAACATTTTATTTATATTTAAAGTCTCCAAAGGGAACAAAAGCAGGGGTAAAATTTAATAATGCAGAAGAATTTTCGCAATATTTAATAAAAGAAAAGTTAATTTCTACTGTACCTTGGGATGATGCAGGAAACTATGTAAGATTTTCAGTTACTTTTGTAGCAAAAGATGAAAAAGATGAAGAAAGAGTAATAGAAGAGATTAAAAAAAGATTATCAACAGATGAATATATATTTTAAGAGAAGCACTCATTTTGAGTGCTTTTTTCTTTTTATTTATTGGGGAAGTATAAATTTATTCAGGAAATATTTAGAAGTATTATCTTTATCAAAATTAATTTTTTAATGGTATCATATATTTTTTTAGATTTAAAGTAAAATAAAACTAGTTTTTACCGATAATAAAGTAGCCCATAAAAATTCAAAAAGAGAGGAGAGATGATATTGAAGAAAATAATAATTCTATTATTATTTATTGTTATTCTTGTGAGTGGATGTATGAAAGAGAATTTTGTACAAGAACAAGCTCAAAAAAGTAAATTTAACATTGTGAAAAATGAAAATAATTATGTAGAATTTCATTTTGAGAATAGCGATAAAGTAATAAAAGAAAAGTATATTTTACTAAAAGATGATAAAATAATAAGAGAGGGGGAAAGTTGTAATAGTACATTGGTTTTAAATGATTTGGTGTCAGGAGAATATACTATAATTTTTGAAGAAGTTCAATCAAATGGAGAAATTTATAGAAAATCGCCGTACAAATTTAATGTTTCTGGAAATACAGAAGAGTTATTAGTAAATGACATTAGAGCAATAAAAAATAATAATAACATAGATTTATCTTTGAATTTAAAAAATGAGAATAATATGGAAGTTTATCTAAAAAATGCTAATTTCAAATTTTTTGATGTGAATGGAAATGAAATTACAAATAAATTTGAAGATAATACTATATTTTTTCCTGAATTAATAGAAAAAAACAGTGAAAAACAAGTTGATTTTAAATATTTAACAAATACAAATTTGAATGAAATATATGTAGAAGTAACTGTAAATGGATATACAGAAAATGAAAGAAAGCTAATATGTCTTGCAAATGAGAAAAGATTGACAAGGGTAATTACTAAAAATTCTATTAAAATTAATACAAATTTTAATAAATCAAAATATATATTAGGTGAAAATGGTATATTAAATTATAGTATAGATGGTTTGGAAAGTGGAGAATTAATAATAACTTATGGAGATAAAAAGGAGAAAATAGAATTTAATAAAGGTGTAGAATATGTATATAATTTTTTAGCATCTGAAGATATAAGTAATATAAAAATTGAAATTGAGGGATTAAATTTAGAAAAAACAGCTGAATTGTCAGTAATAAATCCAGAAGAGATAAGTTTAAGTTATAATTTGGATAAAGAAAAAATTTATGAATATGAAAATTTTAATTTTAAATTAAATATTCCTGATTATC is a window from the Haliovirga abyssi genome containing:
- the lysA gene encoding diaminopimelate decarboxylase, which translates into the protein MAVLHGTMKVKDNGHLLIGGVDVVEVARESEFPVYVLDEELLRKNMREYRKTFEKYYPNSMVHYASKALMTLAMCKIVESEGLGIDVVSGGELYTAIKAGFPMDKVVMHGNNKSVNEIKMGIENGVKIVIDNFYEIELVDKITKELNKSVDVLLRIKPGIHADTHHYVSTGHEDSKFGFIIKEDTAKKAIKQVVEKELINFKGIHMHIGSQIFNVTGYEKSIEIMADFIKELKEENIIVKEFDLGGGLGVIYTQEDDPMSITDFVKLLIEYVKREFEKRELELPKLMVEPGRSIVGEAGTTVYQVGSITEVPGIRKYIAINGGMGDNIRPALYGSKYDAVIANRMNGKEEELVTVAGKCCETGDIILKDIKLNEPKSGDVLAVFTTGAYNYTMASNYNRLPIPGVMLVNNGQKEWIVKPQSYEDILRNDIIPERLK
- the dapA gene encoding 4-hydroxy-tetrahydrodipicolinate synthase, translated to MFKGSYVALVTPFKKDGTIDENKVRELVNYHIENGTSGISPCGTTGESPTLTYEEHKKMIKIVVEEAKGRIHILAGAGSNSTREAIEFTKFAKEVGADSVLSVCPYYNKPTQEGIYAHYEAISKEVDIPIVVYNVPGRSGVNILPETIAKLAELKNIKGVKEAGGSVDQVCEIIDLCGDKIDVLSGDDALTLPMLSVGAKGVVSVTANFMAKEVSDMIKYFENGEIKKAQELHKKLFRVHKTMFIETNPVPVKATMEMLGKISGDVRLPLVRLKDKNKEILTKVLKNVEII
- a CDS encoding STAS domain-containing protein, with translation MTERKEDQYLYGEIDGKGFIKFVGNATMKNSKTLEDLFEKLFKSDKKEIVLDFEECNYMDSTMLGLIAKTAIKFKKSWGLAIYALNTPNIILTSLKSTGVNKLMEFIEDENLKVVEVKKLETKDYDNKEEKTKHILEAHKTLMGLSDENKEVFKNVVNLLEGELNK
- a CDS encoding LL-diaminopimelate aminotransferase; the protein is MDNYIQNLFAERIGGKNFGKDTVIYKFEKIKRAKREAIKKYPNMELIDMGVGEPDWMAEPEVIETLYSEAKKWENRGYTDNGVEEFKIAASNYMKKIFRVKELDPEKEVNHGIGSKPILALLPLAFINPGDITIMTVPGYPVLGTTTKSVGGEVVNLPLLEENNFLPDLDSLTEDQKKRAKLLYLNYPNNPTGAIATEEFYKKVIKFAKENDIIVISDEAYAALVFDGEKPLSFLSVDGAKEVGVAIQSLSKAYNMTGWRMAFIAGNELAVKGFATVKDNNDSGQFAAIQKAGIYCLNHPEITEKTVEKYSRRHGLLAKALQEVGFKTKKPKGTFYLYLKSPKGTKAGVKFNNAEEFSQYLIKEKLISTVPWDDAGNYVRFSVTFVAKDEKDEERVIEEIKKRLSTDEYIF